The sequence below is a genomic window from Bradyrhizobium septentrionale.
CCAACGGAGCCAGGCCATGCCGCAAAATCCTCCCATCGTCGCGGGCACGCGGATCGGGCATGTCCATCTCAAGGTCGCCGATCTCGACCGGGCGCTCGGCTTCTATTGCGGCGTGCTCGGCTTCGAGCTGCAGCAGCGCTTGGGCGCGGACGCGGCCTTCATCTCGGCCGGCGGCTATCACCACCACATCGGCCTCAACACCTGGGAAAGCAAGGGCGGCCATCCACCGCCGCCGGGCACCACCGGCCTGTTCCACACCGCTATCCTGTATCCGACCCGCCCGGCGCTCGCCGATGCGCTGCATCGCGTGCTGTCAGCCGGCATCCAACTCGACGGCGCCAGCGACCACGGCGTCAGCCAGGCACTCTATTTGCGCGATCCCGACGAGAACGGCGTCGAGCTCTATTGGGACCGCCCCGAGGCCGAATGGCCGCGCAGCGCCGACGGCAAGCTCGCGATGTTCACGCGGCGGCTCGACCTCGACGATCTCTTGAAGCAGCGGGCGGTGTAATTCCGCGGTCCGGATAATTTCGTAGCCCGGATCGCGCTTCGCCGCATCCGGCTACAGGTCTTTATTCCCCTTCCCCCTGAAAGGGGGAAGGTCGGGATGGGGGTCAGCCGCGGGCTCTGCTGCAAGTGGAGAGAGCAGATCCCCACCCGCTTTGCTCTGCGAGCAAAGCGACCTCCCCTTTTCAAGGGGAGGTGGAAAGGTAGATCGGATGGAGTGCAGCGCAACCTGCGGCTTTCTCGCCAATCGATCGAGCGGTCCCGATTAATCTTCGCTTCATCCGGGCCTACTTCCCCTTCATCATGATCGTCACCGCCGCGATCAGTTCGAGACCGATGCAGCCGTAGAATGGCAGCGTGTAGCTGCCGGAGAGATCGTGCAGTAGCCCGATCACGCCGGGGCCGAAGGCGTAGGTGATCTGGTTGATCGCAGTGATCAGGCTGACCAGTACGCCGAACGCGCGCGGATCGAACTCGCGCTGCACGATCAGCGCCGGCAGCGTGATCAGATTGCCGACCGAGAAGCCGAACAGCGCGCAGGCCGCGATCTGCGCGAAATCGTTATGCACATTGATAATGACGACGAGCGCGATGGCCTGGCTGACGAACGACAGCGCCGATGCCAGCCGCTGGTTGAGCCGGTCGATCACGAAGGAGAAGGAGACGCGGCCGACCACGGCCATCGCGGTCAAGAGCGCCATCGCCACTGTCGCGCGCTCACGGCCGATCACCTGGTCGAGATAGGCGATCAGATGCACGATGAAGCCGACCTGGGCGAACAGCACCAGCGCGAAGGCAATCGAGACCGAGAGGAAGCGGATGTCGCGCAGCGCCCGCGCGCGCAGCTGCGTCGCCGACGGAGCATCGGCCGCGGCTGAAGTCACCGCGTGAAGATGCGCCGGCGGCCGCCCGACGAAGATCAGGATCACCGGCACCATCACCACGATCAGCAGCACCGCGGCCGCGATCATCGCGCCGGAGAAGCCGAAGGCACCGATCCCCGCCACCAGCAGCGGCACGCCGACGATGCCGCCAAAGCTCGCGCCATTCAGCGCCAGGCTGATCGCCATGCCGCGCTTCTTGTCGAACCACAGGCCGAGCGTGTTGGTGATGATGCCGAGGCTGGTGCCGGCCCAGCCGAACGCCAGCAATGCATCGGCAAGATAGAGCTGCCAGGGCTCGCGAACCTCGCCGATCGCGACAGCGGCGACCGCCATCGCCAAGGTGCCGGCGATCAGGCAGCTGCGCGCACCGAACGCCTTGATCGCCTCGCTGACGAAGGCAACCAGCGCAGCGCCGAACAAATAGAAGAATGTCGTGCCCGACGAGATCAGCGACGCTGGCCAGCCGTGCAAGCGCTGCAGCTCGGCGACATAGACGCTCTGCCCGTAGAAGCCCAATCCCCAGCCGAAGGTCGCAAGCAGGAAGCAGACCACGACGATGCGCCAGCCCTCGTAACCAAGCGCGGACTCGTCTGATTGCGTGGGCGATGATGCGTCCATTTCTTGCTCTTGCTTCTCACATCGTCATGGCCGGAGTAGTCCGTTCCCACGATGTGAGCAGCCGTGCAAGCCGGTCATTTCGAAACCGATCGAAGTGTCAGCAATTGGCAGGAGCATGATCCGGAAAAGTGCGAAGCGGTTTTCCCTCGCGACAAACGCGAAGCGTTTGCGCGGAGATCATGCTCAAACAAGAAGCATTAGAGGCTTGGCTCCGGGATTTCTTCCACCGTGCGCAATTTCGCGCGCCGCTTGGCAAATGAGGCGAGCGCCAGCACGGCAAGCCCGAGCAGCACAGGCGGGAACACCACCCAGTTGACGGCGTTCCAGCCGTAATGGGCGAGCAGCTGGCCCGACGAGAACGAGCCGATCGCCATCATGCCGAACACCAGGAAATCGTTGAACGCCTGCACCTTGTTGCGTTCCTGCGGCCGGTGCGTTTCGAGCACCAGCGCGGAGGCGCCAACGAAGGCAAAATTCCAGCCCACGCCGAGCACGAACAGCGTCGCCCAGAAATGCGGCGCAGTGATACCCGACAGCCCGATCATCGCGGCCACCGCCTCCAGCGCCAGACCGAGCGCGACGATGCGAGGTGCGCCGAACCGCGCGATCAGCGAGCCCGTGAAGAAGCTCGGGCCGTACATCGCCACGATATGCCACTGGATGCCGAAATTGGAATCGCTGACCGTCAGTCCGCACATCTTCATGGCGAGTGGCGCCGAGGTCATCACCAGGTTCATCATCGGATAGGCGATCACGCCGCACAGCGCCGCGGCAATGAAGCGCGGCTGCCTTGCGATCTCGAGCAACGGGCGCCCGCCATGCAGATCCGCCGCCGCGGGTTTTGGCGCATCGACGCCCGAGAGCACCGCCATCGCCACCAGCGCGACCAGCGCCTGCATCACGAAGGAGAACGCGAACAGATAAGGCGGCCAGATGTCCATGGTCCATTGCACGAGCTGCGGCCCGAGCACGCCGGCGAACACGCCGCCGGCCATCACCCAGGACACCGCCTTGGGCCGGAACGCGGCGCTGGCGCCATCGGCCGCGGCAAAGCGATAGGATTGCGCGACGGCGCCATAGAGTCCGCCGAGGAAGGTCGCGCCACAGAACAGCCAGAACGATGAGTGCAGGATCGCCCAGGCACCGAGCGCGCCGGTGAGCGTGCCGCAGAAGGTGCCGATGATGAAGGCGACGCGCCTGCCATAGGCGCGCGAGATCGCGCCGGTCGGCAGCGTGCCGGCGGCAAGCCCGAGCACATACATCGAGAGCGGCACCGTCGCGAGCGAAACGTCCGGCGCCAGCGTCGCGCCGACGATCGAGCCGGTGGCGAAGATCACGGCCGAATTGGCGCCGGTCAGCGCCTGCGCCGCCGCGAGCCGCCACACTTTGCTGCGCACCCGCGCATCGTCGCTCGTTTCCTCCGCAGCTGTCACGTCGATCATCGGTCGTCCCGCACTGAAGCCCCGGCGGGAGCCTCCAATCGCCGGCACTATGGAGAGCCGGCGCAGGCCGATCAACCGGCTCAAACGGACGTACGCCATGCGGGAGGCGCACGAGAGACAGCCCTGCTCTCATGCGCAATTAAAGGCTGACACCTCTATCAGACCCGTCATCCTGAGGTGCGAGCCCTTGCGAGCCTCGAAGGATGCACGGCCACCAGCCGGGCCGTCGACCCTTCGAGACGCGCGCAAGAGCGCGCTCCTCAGCGTGACGGTGAAAAGTTTCTCGCCCGATGATAAATCGCCTACCGCGCCGGCTTCTTGCCCGGCCGCTTCTCGGCACGCAATGCGCCGGTCTTGTGCACCTTGGAGCGCGGCCCCACGAGGTACGGCTTGTGAACGTGCCATTCAAGCGCAAGCGTCGCGGCGAAACCGAAAAAGCTCGAACGGCTCATGCCGAGTCCGGCGGCATGCTTGTCGATCCGTGCGATGAGGCTCTTCGGCAGATAGACGTTGACGCGCTCGGACGGGTCGGGCGGGTCGACGCCGACCATGAAGAAGGCGGCGACGTCCGACCCCTTCGGCGCCACGATGCGCTCGATCGGGGTCGGCTCCGGCAATGGCTTGCCCTGCTCGACCCAGCCGTCGACGGTCTGCGCCAGCGTATGCTCGGCGCGCTCGATCGCGTCTTCCTGCGATCGCCCCGCGGCGACGCAACCCGGAAAATCCGGAAACCACGCTCCGAACGCGCCGCGCGGCCCGCGCTCCAGCACGGCCGGATAAAGCCGTCTCTTCATTCTGGCCTCCGTTATCGGGGTATGCTATTTCACACACCTTCATGTGTCAAATAACACAAGAGCCAGGAGAATGCGGCAATGGACCCGCAAGCCGAACTCCGCATCATCCGCGCCGCCTATGCCAAGCAGATCATGGCTGCCGCCAACGTCCGCGACACACGCGTGGCCGCGGCCTTCGCCGCCATTCCGCGCGAAGACTTCGTCGGCCCGGGACCGTGGATGATGCTGCGATGGTGGACCCGCGACTATGTGCCGACGCCCGATGCCGATCCGGTCTATCTCTACACCAACGATCTGGTCGCGCTGTTGCCCGATCGCCGTCTCAACAACGGCCAGCCGTCGCTGCACGCCCATCTCATGCACCAGGCCGCGCCCGCCGACGGCGAGCATGTGGTGCATGTCGGAACGGGCACGGGCTATTACACCGCGCTCCTTGCGCATCTGGTCGGACCGACCGGCCGCGTCACCGGCATCGAATACGACCCGGAGCTTGCGGCACGCGCCCGTGCCAATCTCACCGCCTACATGAATGTCGAGATCATCGCGGGCGACGGCACGCTTGTCGCGTTCGAGCCAGCCGACGTGATCTACGTCAACGCCGGCTGCACCCGGCCCGCCGCGCGATGGCTCGACGGCCTCGCCGATGGCGGCCGCCTGATTCTGCCGCTGACGTCGGATGGGGGATTCAAGGGCGGCACGCCGGAGCAGGTGGCACGATCCGGCGCGGTGTTCCGGATCCGACGCGAGGAGGCAGGCTATCGAGCTTCCTGGATCTCAGCGGTCGCGATCATTCCCTGCGACGGCGGTCGTGACGAACCGTCCGAAAAGGCGTTGGCCGAAGCCTTCGCCGGCGGCGGCTGGCAGAAGGTGGCGCGGCTCTATCGCGACGCCGACATTCCCGACGAACGTTGCTGGCTGCGCGGGGATGGCTGGTGCCTCGCCTATGACTGAGCCGTTCGCGTAAACATCAGGATCATGTTGTTGGCCGGCATCTCGAAGGCGCCGCCGAGCTTCAGCCCGACGCTCTCCGCAAGCTTCTCGACCTCGGCGATATCACGGACGCCCCATTCGGCGTCGCGTTCGCGCAAGGAGGTGTCGAACACGGCGTTGCTCAGCGCGGTGTGCTTGCCGTCGCGCTTGAACGGGCCGTAGAGGAACAGCCGGCCGTCGGCGCGCAAATGCTGCGCGGCGCCGGCGAACAGGCCTTCGGCCACACGCCACGGCGCGATGTGGATCACGTTGGCGCAGAAGATCGCGAGCAGTTTGTCCGGACCTTTGCCGTCGGATGGCGCCGGCGACCAGGCCGGATCGGACAGATCGATCGGTTGCGGCGGCTGGATGTTGGCAAGCCCGGCATGCGCGCGCCAGGCGGCGATGCTGCGCAGATGCGCCGGATGGAGATCACTTGGCCACCAGGTGATGTCAGGCGCCTGACCCGCGAAATACACCACATGCTGGCCGGTGCCGCTGCCGGTCTCCAGCACGTCGCCGGACTGGCCGGCGAGGAAGCGTTTCAGGACCGCCCAGATCGGTTGATGGTTGCGGTGGAACGCTGCCGCGTCGAGCCGCCCGTCCGCCTCGACCGGCTGGCCGTCCTTGCCGAACTCCACCACGAACTCCGCCACCACTTCTCTCCCTCACGCCAAGCCGCTTGTGAACCGTGCACATGCCATCGGCAAGAGCGGAACCCGCATAGCATACTGCCTAACCGTCATCCCCGCGCAAAGGCTTCGCCTTTGTCGCTGGAGGTACGAGCTCTTGCGAGCCTCGAAGGATGAATCGGCCACAGTCGGGCCGTCGACCCTTCGAGACGCGCGCAAGAGCGCGCTCCTCAGGGTGACGGGTCTAATCTCGTCTAAGCGCACTGTCGCTCTGGGATTACCCCCGTCGCAACGCGCCTATTCTCCGTGTTGCCAGCCGATGGCCTTTGTGCTTTCCACTCTTTATATTGCGATGGGATCATCGAGATTGAAGCCCGGGAAACGTCCTTGATCGCCACTTTCTTCAAGCCAGCCTTCGTCCTGGCGCTGCTGGCAGGCGCCGCCATGGCGGTGCCCGCGCAGGCCCAATCCGCCGCCGAGGGCCAGAAACTCGCCTTCGACCGCGGCAAGGGCAATTGCCTGACCTGCCATGTCATCAAGGGCGGCGACCTGCCGGGCACGATCGGCCCCGAGCTGACCGGCCTCAAGGCGAAATACAGCCGCGACGAGCTGGTCGGGATCGTGACGGATGAGACCAAGCGCAATCCGCAAACCGTGATGCCGCCGTTCGGCCGAAACCGGATTTTGAGCGAAAAGGAAATCAACGCGGTGGTGGACTTCCTGCAGACGTTGTGACGCCGCGACCGCCGCTTGAGGAGATTTTTTCGATGAACATCACGACCAGCGAATTCTTCAAGACACGCCGCCTGCTGCTGAAGGGCGCCGGCGTCGCCGCATTGATCGGCCTCGGTGTCATTCCGTTCGACGTGCCGCAGGCGCTCGCCGCCGCCAACGACAAATATCCGGAAGACGCGTTCAAGCAGAAGAGCGAGGCCGACGCGATCAAGGCGCTCTACGGCAAGACCGCCGAGCCCTCGGGCAAGGTCAAGATGGACGCGCCGGAGATCGCCGAGAACGGCGCTGTGGTGCCGATCTCCGCCACCACGACGCTATCAGACGTCACCTCGATCTCGTTTCTGGTCAGCGAGAACCCGATCTCGCTGGTCGCCTCGTACAAGATTCCGGCCGGCACGCTGCCCACCGTCGCCAACCGCATCAAGATGGCCAAGACCAGCAACGTCACCGTGATCGTCGAGGCCGGCGGCAAGCTCTACAGCGCCCAAAAGGAAATCAAGGTCACTGTCGGCGGCTGCGGCGGCTAGTTTACATGATGAGCATCGATCGAAACCGCAAACTCGCTGTGCTCCCTCTCCCGCTTGCGGGGGAGGGTTGGGGTGGGGGTTTCGCCACCATGGATGCTCTTCGTTTGGAGAGAGCCCCCACCCGGATCGCATCTTGCGATGCGATCCGACCTCCCCCGCAAGCGGGAGAGGTGAAGCGAGCCCGCGGACGGGCCGTTGCGATAACAGAGGAATAGACCGATGGCATCGAGCATTCGCGTGCGCGCCACGTCAAACGGCGACACCACCGAGGTGCAGGCGCTGATCCAGCATCCGATGGATTCCGGCTTCGTCAAGGACGCCAAGGGCGAGATCATTCCGCCGCATTTCATCCAGGTGCTGACCTTCGAGTATGACGGCAAGCCGGTGTTCGTCGCCGACTGGGGCGGCGGCGTCTCCAAGGACCCCTATGTCAAGTTCGCCTTCAAGGGCGGCAAGAAGGGCGACGATCTGAAGGTCAGCTGGGTCGACAACAAGGGCGCGACCGACACCGCCACGGCGAAGATTCAATGACGCGGCGCCTCGCAATCCGCGCTCTAGAGCGTTTTCGAGCGAAGTGGACGCCGGTTCGCGTGAAGAAAACGCGTCCAAACAAAAATCTGGTCGCAACGCTTGCGCTCGGCATGCTGACGCTCGCGCCGGCGGCGCGCGCAGCCGACACCGTCGATCCCGCGGCCGACAAGGCCGCGTTCCAGAAATTCTTCACCAGCAAATTCCCCAAGCTGAAGCTCGAGGATTTCGTCAACGGTCCCTATTCGATGAATGAGGACCTGCACAAGCAGTGGCAAGAGAAGGAAGAGTTTCCGCCCTACGAGTTCTCGCTCGAGGCCGGCAAGGAGATGTTCTCGACGCCGTTCAAGAACGGCAAGACCTATGCCGACTGCTTCCCGAACAAGGGCATCGGCATCCGCCAGAACTATCCTTATTTCGACGAGAAGGAAGGCAAGGTCGTCACGCTGGAGCTCGCGCTCAACCGCTGCCGCGAGGCCAATGGCGAGGCGCCGTTCTCCTATGTGAAAGACGACATGGCGGCGCTCACCGCCTACATGGCCTTCACCTCGCGCGGCAAGCCGATGGACATCAAGATCCCGAACGATCCGCGCGCGCTTGAGGCCTATCAGAAAGGCAAGGAATATTTTTACACCCGCCGCGGCCAGCTCAATTTCTCCTGCGCCACCTGCCACATCCAGAGCCCGGGCGAGCGGATCCGCGCCGAGGTGCTGGCGCCGGCGCTCGGCATCCTGAACGCGATGCCGATCTACCGCTCGGAATGGTCAGGGATGGGCACCACCAGCCGCCGCTTCACCACCTGCAACAGCCAGATCCGCGGTGTGCCGCTCAATCCGCAGGACGACGAGTATCGCAACCTCGAATATTATCTGTCCTATGTCAGCAACGGCCTGCCGATCTCGGGTCCGGGAGCACGGCCATGAGAGTCATCATCGCGGCATCGGTCCTGCTGCTCGCAACCGCGACGGGCGCCCTCGCCGCCTCCGAGGCCGACTACAAGGCGGCCTACGCCGCTGCCGAAGCCGCCAACAAGGAAGCAGGCAGCCTGCGCAACCAGTGGACCACCACCGCCGCGACGCTATCCGCCGCAAAAAAGGCCGGTGAGGCTGGTGATTTCGACACCGCCGTCGCCCAGGCCAAGGAGGCCGAGGCACTGGCAAAGGCATCGATCTTCCAGGCCACCAGCGAAAAGGAACGCTGGAAGGACATGGAAATTCGCTAAAGGCGCGCAGGCCACGGGCCGCGCGGAGAGAGTGATGATCATCCGCCGCCGCGAATTCCTGAGAGCTTCGGCCGCCGCGACGCTTGTGGCCGGCCTGCCCCGGCTTGCGCGCGGCGCCGATACCGCCAGCGTCTACGACCTCGAGCGCTTCGGCAACGCCCGCATCCTGCACATGACCGACACCCATGCGCAGCTGAAGCCGGTGTTCTTCCGCGAGCCCAGCGTCAATCTCGGCGTCGGCGCGATGGCCGGCCAGCCGCCGCATCTGGTCGGCAAGGCGTTCCTCGACCGTTTCGGCATCCGGCCCGACAGCGCCGACGCCTATGCCTTCACCTGCGTCGAGTTCGAGAAGGCCGTCGGCCGCTTCGGCAAGCTCGGCGGCTTTGCCCATCTGAAGACGCTGGTCGACAAGCTGCGCACCGATGTCGGCGAAAAGCGCTCGATCCTGCTCGATGGCGGCGATCTCTGGCAGGGCTCAGGGCTCGCCAACGCCATGAACGGCGCCGACATGGTGGAGGCCGCCAATCTGCTCGGCATCGAGGCGATGACCGGGCATTGGGAATTCACTTATGGCGAGCAGGTGCTGCGCGACAATCTCGCCCGCTTCAAGGGCGAGTTCCTGGCGCAGAACGTATTCCTGACCGAGGAAGCCGCGTTCAACGACGCCAAGGCGTTCGATCCGGCCTCCGGGCGCGTGTTCAAACCATCTGTCATCAGGGAGATCGGCGGGCATCGTGTGGCGATCATCGGCCAGGCCTTCCCCTATGTGCCGATCGCGCATCCCAAGCGCTTCACGCCGGACTGGAAGTTCGGCATCCGCGACGAGGAGCTGCAAAAGCTGGTCGACGGCCACCGCAACAACGACAAGGTGGAGGCGGTGATCCTGCTGTCGCATAACGGCATGGATGTCGATCTCAAGCTCGCCAGCCGCGTCACCGGCATCGACGTCATCCTCGGCGGCCACACCCATGACGCGATCCCGATCCCGATCACGGTGACCAATGCCGGCGGCGTCACGCTGGTCACCAATGCCGGCTCCAACGGCAAGTTCATCGGCGTGCTCGATCTCGATCTCGCCAAGGGCAAGGTCGCCAATGTCCGCTACCGCCTGCTGCCGGTGTTCGCCGAACTGCTGAAGCCCGATCCGGCGATGCAGACGCTGATCGACAAGATGCGCGACCCGCATGTCGACGACTGGAGCGACAAGCTCGGCACGGCCGACCGCCTGCTCTACCGCCGCGGCAATTTCTCCGGCACCGTCGACCAATTGATCTGCGACGCGCTCTTGAGCGAGCTCAACGCCGAGATCGCGCTGTCGCCGGGTTTCCGCTGGGGCCTCACCGCGCTCGCCGGCCAGCCACTGACCATGGAAGACGTGCTGTCGGAAACCGCGATCACCTATCCCGAGACCTACGTCGCCACCATGACCGGCAGCCAGATCAAGGACGTGCTGGAAGACGTCTGCGACAACCTGTTCAACGTCGATCCCTATTATCAGCAGGGCGGCGACATGGTCCGCGTCGGCGGCCTGGCCTACGCCTGCACGCCGGGCGAATCCGTCGGCAAGCGCATTTCCGAGTTGAAGCTTGGCAACGGCAAACATCTCGAAGCCGGCAAGCACTACAAGGTCGCGGGCTGGGCCTCGGTCAACCAGCAGAGCGGCGCGCCGATCTGGGACGTCGTGGCCAAGCACCTGCGCTCCGGCCGGCCGCCGAACCGCGACGAGCCCGGCGTGACGCTGAAGGGCGTCGACGACAATCCGGGGATGACGAGGCTCGGATGACGCGGCGCCCAGTCATCGCTGCGCTCTGCCTGGCGGCGCTCGCGCTTGCAGCACCCCTCGCCCGCGCCCAGCTGGCGCCGCTGCAGGACAAGCCGTTCGCCGAGCACAAGATCGTGCTGCAGCTCTCCGACAATGATCCGAGGAAGCAGGGCCTCGTCATCAGCGTCGCCAACAATCTGATGAAGCACTACGACCCCGACAAGGTCGCGGTCGAGATCGTCGCCTTCGGCCCTGGCATCGAGTTGCTCAAGCCCGACAATGCCAACCGCAAGCTGGTCGAAAGCCTGGTCGCGCAGGGCGCGCGGGTCGATATCTGCCTCGACACCGTCGACACGATCGAGCGCGACACCGGCAAGCGGCCCGACTACATCGCAGCCGCCACTCCGGTGCAGGTCGGCGTCGCGCAGATCCTGATCTTGACCGAGAACGGATACACGCTGGTCCGTCCCTGACGGAGCTGCAGGAGCAGGGCTGGAGGTTCGTCCGGCCTGGAGGCTCGTATCTATCTAGACCCGTCATCCTGAGGAGCCGCGCAGCGGCGTCTCGAAGGATGCACGGCCCTCGTGCTTCAACGCGCATTGTCCCTCCC
It includes:
- a CDS encoding protein-L-isoaspartate O-methyltransferase family protein, with protein sequence MDPQAELRIIRAAYAKQIMAAANVRDTRVAAAFAAIPREDFVGPGPWMMLRWWTRDYVPTPDADPVYLYTNDLVALLPDRRLNNGQPSLHAHLMHQAAPADGEHVVHVGTGTGYYTALLAHLVGPTGRVTGIEYDPELAARARANLTAYMNVEIIAGDGTLVAFEPADVIYVNAGCTRPAARWLDGLADGGRLILPLTSDGGFKGGTPEQVARSGAVFRIRREEAGYRASWISAVAIIPCDGGRDEPSEKALAEAFAGGGWQKVARLYRDADIPDERCWLRGDGWCLAYD
- the soxX gene encoding sulfur oxidation c-type cytochrome SoxX, which encodes MAVPAQAQSAAEGQKLAFDRGKGNCLTCHVIKGGDLPGTIGPELTGLKAKYSRDELVGIVTDETKRNPQTVMPPFGRNRILSEKEINAVVDFLQTL
- the soxA gene encoding sulfur oxidation c-type cytochrome SoxA, whose translation is MLTLAPAARAADTVDPAADKAAFQKFFTSKFPKLKLEDFVNGPYSMNEDLHKQWQEKEEFPPYEFSLEAGKEMFSTPFKNGKTYADCFPNKGIGIRQNYPYFDEKEGKVVTLELALNRCREANGEAPFSYVKDDMAALTAYMAFTSRGKPMDIKIPNDPRALEAYQKGKEYFYTRRGQLNFSCATCHIQSPGERIRAEVLAPALGILNAMPIYRSEWSGMGTTSRRFTTCNSQIRGVPLNPQDDEYRNLEYYLSYVSNGLPISGPGARP
- a CDS encoding type II toxin-antitoxin system HicB family antitoxin translates to MKRRLYPAVLERGPRGAFGAWFPDFPGCVAAGRSQEDAIERAEHTLAQTVDGWVEQGKPLPEPTPIERIVAPKGSDVAAFFMVGVDPPDPSERVNVYLPKSLIARIDKHAAGLGMSRSSFFGFAATLALEWHVHKPYLVGPRSKVHKTGALRAEKRPGKKPAR
- the soxY gene encoding thiosulfate oxidation carrier protein SoxY; protein product: MNITTSEFFKTRRLLLKGAGVAALIGLGVIPFDVPQALAAANDKYPEDAFKQKSEADAIKALYGKTAEPSGKVKMDAPEIAENGAVVPISATTTLSDVTSISFLVSENPISLVASYKIPAGTLPTVANRIKMAKTSNVTVIVEAGGKLYSAQKEIKVTVGGCGG
- a CDS encoding DUF938 domain-containing protein, translating into MAEFVVEFGKDGQPVEADGRLDAAAFHRNHQPIWAVLKRFLAGQSGDVLETGSGTGQHVVYFAGQAPDITWWPSDLHPAHLRSIAAWRAHAGLANIQPPQPIDLSDPAWSPAPSDGKGPDKLLAIFCANVIHIAPWRVAEGLFAGAAQHLRADGRLFLYGPFKRDGKHTALSNAVFDTSLRERDAEWGVRDIAEVEKLAESVGLKLGGAFEMPANNMILMFTRTAQS
- the soxB gene encoding thiosulfohydrolase SoxB, with product MIIRRREFLRASAAATLVAGLPRLARGADTASVYDLERFGNARILHMTDTHAQLKPVFFREPSVNLGVGAMAGQPPHLVGKAFLDRFGIRPDSADAYAFTCVEFEKAVGRFGKLGGFAHLKTLVDKLRTDVGEKRSILLDGGDLWQGSGLANAMNGADMVEAANLLGIEAMTGHWEFTYGEQVLRDNLARFKGEFLAQNVFLTEEAAFNDAKAFDPASGRVFKPSVIREIGGHRVAIIGQAFPYVPIAHPKRFTPDWKFGIRDEELQKLVDGHRNNDKVEAVILLSHNGMDVDLKLASRVTGIDVILGGHTHDAIPIPITVTNAGGVTLVTNAGSNGKFIGVLDLDLAKGKVANVRYRLLPVFAELLKPDPAMQTLIDKMRDPHVDDWSDKLGTADRLLYRRGNFSGTVDQLICDALLSELNAEIALSPGFRWGLTALAGQPLTMEDVLSETAITYPETYVATMTGSQIKDVLEDVCDNLFNVDPYYQQGGDMVRVGGLAYACTPGESVGKRISELKLGNGKHLEAGKHYKVAGWASVNQQSGAPIWDVVAKHLRSGRPPNRDEPGVTLKGVDDNPGMTRLG
- a CDS encoding MFS transporter, with the protein product MIDVTAAEETSDDARVRSKVWRLAAAQALTGANSAVIFATGSIVGATLAPDVSLATVPLSMYVLGLAAGTLPTGAISRAYGRRVAFIIGTFCGTLTGALGAWAILHSSFWLFCGATFLGGLYGAVAQSYRFAAADGASAAFRPKAVSWVMAGGVFAGVLGPQLVQWTMDIWPPYLFAFSFVMQALVALVAMAVLSGVDAPKPAAADLHGGRPLLEIARQPRFIAAALCGVIAYPMMNLVMTSAPLAMKMCGLTVSDSNFGIQWHIVAMYGPSFFTGSLIARFGAPRIVALGLALEAVAAMIGLSGITAPHFWATLFVLGVGWNFAFVGASALVLETHRPQERNKVQAFNDFLVFGMMAIGSFSSGQLLAHYGWNAVNWVVFPPVLLGLAVLALASFAKRRAKLRTVEEIPEPSL
- the soxZ gene encoding thiosulfate oxidation carrier complex protein SoxZ, whose translation is MASSIRVRATSNGDTTEVQALIQHPMDSGFVKDAKGEIIPPHFIQVLTFEYDGKPVFVADWGGGVSKDPYVKFAFKGGKKGDDLKVSWVDNKGATDTATAKIQ
- a CDS encoding VOC family protein encodes the protein MPQNPPIVAGTRIGHVHLKVADLDRALGFYCGVLGFELQQRLGADAAFISAGGYHHHIGLNTWESKGGHPPPPGTTGLFHTAILYPTRPALADALHRVLSAGIQLDGASDHGVSQALYLRDPDENGVELYWDRPEAEWPRSADGKLAMFTRRLDLDDLLKQRAV
- a CDS encoding MFS transporter; this encodes MDASSPTQSDESALGYEGWRIVVVCFLLATFGWGLGFYGQSVYVAELQRLHGWPASLISSGTTFFYLFGAALVAFVSEAIKAFGARSCLIAGTLAMAVAAVAIGEVREPWQLYLADALLAFGWAGTSLGIITNTLGLWFDKKRGMAISLALNGASFGGIVGVPLLVAGIGAFGFSGAMIAAAVLLIVVMVPVILIFVGRPPAHLHAVTSAAADAPSATQLRARALRDIRFLSVSIAFALVLFAQVGFIVHLIAYLDQVIGRERATVAMALLTAMAVVGRVSFSFVIDRLNQRLASALSFVSQAIALVVIINVHNDFAQIAACALFGFSVGNLITLPALIVQREFDPRAFGVLVSLITAINQITYAFGPGVIGLLHDLSGSYTLPFYGCIGLELIAAVTIMMKGK